The following are encoded together in the Populus trichocarpa isolate Nisqually-1 chromosome 5, P.trichocarpa_v4.1, whole genome shotgun sequence genome:
- the LOC7476444 gene encoding uncharacterized protein LOC7476444 — protein sequence MALLASSTLPSSPQYQIKVLRNKPCRLRWCLLSHATHQISPTCSMKVTKAHFGEPSKVKLQLNIVKERLWHAIPESAKEFPWRKAEDLLLKRLLLVGQKAFKWSLVILFLLSFLADVMYSISRNGELMIPFGLLAGCLMMDFLKEISMEVFQAPEKRGLNLPLLGISCCFILVKVMSTYFTPFLLHVANGGLMQVLWLWGDSLKENSQCNEENISAGQNT from the exons ATGGCACTTCTCGCGTCTTCAACATTGCCCTCAAGTCCACAATATCAG ATTAAAGTGTTGAGGAATAAACCCTGTCGATTACGTTGGTGCTTACTGTCACATGCAACTCACCAAATCTCTCCAACATGTTCGATGAAAGTCACAAAGGCCCATTTTGGTGAACCTAGTAAGGTCAAGCTGCAATTGAATATTGTCAAGGAGAGGTTGTGGCATGCCATCCCCGAGTCCGCAAAGGAATTTCCTTGGAGAAAAGCTGAGGATTTGCTGCTTAAGCGATTACTGCTAGTTGGACAGAAGGCATTCAAGTGGTCCCTTGTAATACTTTTCTTGCTTAGTTTTCTAGCCGATGTTATGTATTCCATCTCTAGAAACGGGGAATTGATGATTCCTTTCGGTCTTCTTGCTGGCTGCTTGATGATGGACTTCTTGAAAGAGATATCAATGGAAGTCTTTCAAGCGCCAGAG AAAAGAGGGCTGAACTTGCCGCTTCTGGGTATCAGCTGCTGCTTCATCCTTGTGAAGGTCATGTCAACATATTTTACGCCATTTCTTTTGCATGTTGCAAATGGTGGGTTGATGCAAGTTTTGTGGCTTTGGGGTGATTCACTGAAAGAAAACAGTCAATGTAATGAAGAGAATATCTCCGCTGGCCAAAATACTTAA